One Fibrobacter sp. UBA4297 DNA window includes the following coding sequences:
- a CDS encoding B12-binding domain-containing radical SAM protein has protein sequence MNVTFLNPPFHPMFSRESRSPCVTKSSTLYWPMFLSYAAGVCEADGNEIQLIDSPAMELDLPQTLEGIKKFGPELVICSTSTPSILNDLKVVHAIKQEMPNVKVAIMGTHATAEPLESMEMEPSLDYVVIGEADYTCRNLVRALRGDGAPVGQFAGLAYRTAEGKVDFQPEGPKIENLNEIPWVSKVYRKHLYSCYKKYFYGANLNPLIVILSGRGCPNHCSYCVIPQTLNGHKFRRRDPKDVVDELQYIKENFEDLGEVFFEDDTFTASHEHVRQICNLILERNLKITWSCNARADVPLDLLKLMKKAGGREMCVGFESASPEVLEKIHKGVKNTDKAIEFTKNARKAGLLVHGCFMVGNPGDTPETLRMTLDYAKKLNPNTAQFYPIMAYPGTEAYKEALASGALKSKDYSQWLDKDGFHRTTIQRGELTSQALVDFCDKARREFYLRPSYIIRQGIMAIKNPRERYRVLRGFGTLVKHLFRKHGELAPVARQAPTNKQ, from the coding sequence ATGAACGTTACATTTTTAAATCCCCCCTTCCACCCGATGTTCAGTCGGGAATCTAGATCTCCGTGTGTTACGAAGTCCAGTACTCTTTACTGGCCGATGTTTTTGAGCTATGCAGCTGGTGTATGCGAAGCCGACGGTAATGAAATTCAACTCATTGACAGCCCCGCCATGGAACTCGACTTGCCCCAGACGCTCGAGGGCATCAAGAAATTCGGCCCGGAACTCGTTATTTGCAGCACGAGCACCCCAAGCATTTTGAATGACCTCAAGGTGGTCCACGCCATCAAGCAAGAAATGCCGAACGTGAAGGTGGCCATCATGGGTACGCACGCGACCGCAGAGCCGCTCGAATCCATGGAAATGGAACCGTCTTTGGACTACGTTGTAATTGGCGAAGCCGACTACACCTGTAGGAACCTCGTCCGCGCCCTCCGTGGCGATGGCGCTCCCGTCGGTCAGTTTGCAGGTCTTGCCTACCGCACCGCAGAAGGCAAGGTGGACTTCCAGCCCGAAGGCCCGAAGATCGAAAACCTGAACGAAATTCCGTGGGTTTCCAAGGTCTATCGCAAGCACCTCTACAGCTGCTACAAGAAGTATTTCTACGGCGCAAACCTGAACCCGCTTATCGTGATTCTCAGTGGCCGCGGATGCCCGAACCACTGCAGCTACTGCGTGATTCCGCAGACGCTCAACGGCCACAAGTTCCGCCGCCGCGACCCGAAGGACGTTGTCGATGAACTCCAGTACATCAAGGAAAACTTCGAAGATTTAGGCGAGGTTTTCTTTGAAGACGATACGTTTACGGCAAGCCACGAACACGTGCGCCAGATTTGCAACTTGATTCTCGAACGCAATCTCAAGATTACGTGGAGTTGCAACGCCCGCGCCGATGTGCCGCTGGACTTGCTCAAGCTCATGAAGAAGGCCGGTGGTCGCGAAATGTGCGTGGGCTTTGAAAGCGCCTCCCCCGAGGTTCTCGAAAAGATTCACAAGGGCGTGAAGAACACCGATAAGGCTATTGAATTTACGAAGAATGCCCGCAAGGCAGGACTCCTCGTTCACGGTTGCTTCATGGTCGGTAACCCGGGCGACACGCCGGAAACGCTCCGCATGACGCTCGACTACGCCAAGAAGCTGAACCCGAACACTGCCCAGTTCTACCCCATCATGGCATACCCTGGCACCGAAGCTTACAAGGAAGCTCTCGCCAGTGGCGCTTTGAAGTCGAAGGATTACAGCCAGTGGCTCGACAAAGACGGTTTCCACCGTACTACGATCCAGCGCGGCGAACTCACAAGCCAGGCCCTCGTGGACTTCTGCGACAAGGCCCGCCGTGAATTCTACTTGCGTCCGAGCTACATCATTCGTCAGGGCATCATGGCCATCAAGAACCCGCGTGAACGTTACCGCGTTCTCCGTGGATTCGGCACGCTCGTGAAGCACCTGTTTAGGAAGCATGGTGAACTCGCCCCGGTCGCAAGACAGGCTCCGACTAATAAGCAGTAG
- a CDS encoding site-specific integrase, with the protein MRFLDCALDYLKKDADELAPLTVRTYYWNLKKIALFEPELECDAVTSETVRNYKRYLETLHNKEATVVKALSVFRIFCNKMKADGVIHGDPFENVKVGRAYSRRGFLTLRELKHLYLSYMESHVALTRAEDDVMRVFLFSCFTGLRYGDLRTLDASEIFDWKIRKQMHKTGEAVYIPIPVQARLLLPNPLTSGRVFHVVDNSTFNRTLRKAAKKLGHYKHVHCHLARHTFATTCITIGIPLPATSKLLGHRNLDTTLIYAKYVDTFLDKEMKKFNRLK; encoded by the coding sequence ATGCGTTTTTTGGACTGTGCGCTTGACTATTTAAAGAAAGATGCTGATGAACTCGCACCTTTGACGGTACGCACGTATTACTGGAATTTGAAGAAAATTGCGCTTTTTGAACCGGAGCTCGAATGCGATGCTGTGACTTCTGAGACGGTGCGGAATTACAAGCGCTATTTGGAAACGCTCCACAATAAAGAAGCGACTGTGGTCAAGGCGCTTTCGGTGTTCCGTATTTTTTGCAACAAGATGAAGGCGGACGGAGTGATTCATGGCGACCCGTTTGAAAACGTGAAGGTGGGGCGTGCCTATTCGCGTCGTGGATTTTTGACGTTGCGTGAGCTGAAACATCTTTATTTGAGTTACATGGAGTCGCATGTCGCTTTGACGCGGGCAGAAGATGACGTGATGCGCGTGTTCCTGTTCAGCTGTTTTACGGGGCTCCGTTACGGGGATTTGCGTACGCTTGATGCGTCTGAAATTTTTGATTGGAAAATCCGTAAGCAGATGCACAAGACGGGCGAGGCGGTGTACATCCCGATTCCTGTGCAGGCGCGGCTGTTGCTCCCGAACCCGCTAACATCTGGGCGTGTGTTCCATGTGGTGGACAATTCGACATTCAATCGCACGCTCCGCAAGGCCGCTAAAAAGCTAGGGCATTACAAGCATGTCCATTGCCACTTGGCGCGGCATACATTTGCAACAACGTGCATTACAATAGGAATCCCGTTACCTGCGACAAGCAAACTTCTTGGCCACCGCAACTTGGATACGACGCTTATTTACGCCAAGTACGTCGATACCTTTTTGGACAAAGAAATGAAAAAGTTCAATCGGCTGAAATAA
- the xseB gene encoding exodeoxyribonuclease VII small subunit → MERLEEILSKIDNSEMEIDELAVEVQEATQLLRKCRQILIATEKNVQDALAELDG, encoded by the coding sequence ATGGAGCGTTTAGAGGAAATTCTCTCGAAAATCGACAATTCCGAGATGGAAATTGATGAACTTGCTGTTGAGGTTCAAGAGGCTACGCAGCTTTTGCGCAAGTGTCGTCAGATTTTGATAGCGACCGAAAAGAACGTTCAGGATGCTCTTGCCGAGTTGGATGGTTGA
- a CDS encoding DedA family protein, which translates to MKNTVIKTTIALALLFTAFSLAADTTSVDTAAAVANAADTAKSTGIYNQIIDWYNENLNYGTITLLMAIESSFIPFPSELVVPPAAYKALQPGSGLNIALIVFFATLGALIGAYVNYYLAKILGRPIIYKFADSRLGHFLLLDVEKVEKAENYFREHGAISTFVGRLITVIRQLISIPAGLAKMKLAPFTLYTFLGAAIWNCVLALLGYFAHGQKDIIEKYNSELAIALLGFGVLFIGYMVWNAMKPKKK; encoded by the coding sequence ATGAAAAACACAGTTATCAAAACAACCATTGCTTTAGCACTCCTCTTTACCGCATTTTCACTCGCAGCCGATACAACATCTGTAGACACTGCAGCCGCAGTCGCAAACGCCGCCGACACCGCAAAATCGACAGGGATTTACAACCAGATTATCGACTGGTACAACGAAAACTTGAACTACGGAACGATTACGCTTTTGATGGCCATTGAAAGCTCGTTTATTCCATTCCCATCGGAACTCGTTGTGCCGCCCGCCGCTTACAAAGCACTCCAGCCAGGTTCCGGCCTCAATATCGCACTCATCGTATTCTTTGCAACGCTCGGCGCTTTGATTGGTGCTTACGTCAACTACTACCTCGCAAAGATTCTCGGACGCCCGATTATATACAAGTTTGCCGATAGCCGACTCGGTCACTTTTTGCTGCTCGACGTTGAAAAGGTCGAAAAAGCAGAAAACTATTTCCGCGAACACGGCGCCATCTCGACTTTCGTCGGTCGCCTCATCACCGTCATCCGCCAGCTGATTTCGATTCCGGCAGGCCTTGCAAAGATGAAACTCGCCCCATTCACCCTTTACACGTTCCTCGGCGCCGCCATCTGGAACTGCGTCCTTGCACTGCTCGGCTATTTTGCCCATGGCCAGAAGGACATCATCGAGAAGTACAACTCCGAACTCGCCATCGCGCTGCTCGGCTTCGGTGTACTCTTCATCGGTTACATGGTCTGGAACGCCATGAAGCCAAAGAAAAAGTGA
- a CDS encoding toxin-antitoxin system YwqK family antitoxin, which produces MEKRFFTFLACIVMSGTAISAFAAPKSTEVALDTVRTMYDDGRVARVYTVKKGTDVREGVALSYHPNGKLAVEAPYRDGKLDGVLRSYDENGNLRETVGYLDGEEEGFSIVYFENGHRKSRETYRHGILNGVSETWDEKGKLRRQIPYENGQIHGVYKSFNDLGQIEEDMNFVRGIRNGTYHRYTFGKVVFEAEFKDNRCVKNCDF; this is translated from the coding sequence ATGGAGAAGCGTTTTTTTACATTTTTAGCGTGTATCGTGATGAGTGGCACTGCAATATCTGCCTTTGCGGCGCCGAAGTCCACTGAAGTTGCGCTTGATACGGTCCGGACGATGTATGATGACGGGCGTGTGGCTCGAGTTTACACGGTCAAAAAGGGAACAGATGTGCGCGAGGGCGTGGCACTTTCTTACCATCCGAACGGGAAATTAGCTGTTGAAGCTCCGTATAGGGATGGCAAGTTAGATGGTGTTTTACGTTCGTACGACGAAAATGGAAATTTGCGCGAAACAGTTGGCTATCTGGACGGCGAAGAAGAGGGCTTTAGCATCGTCTATTTCGAAAATGGCCACAGAAAAAGCCGCGAAACGTATCGTCACGGCATTCTGAATGGCGTTTCGGAGACTTGGGACGAGAAGGGTAAGCTTCGTCGCCAGATTCCTTACGAAAATGGGCAGATTCACGGAGTCTATAAATCGTTTAACGACTTGGGCCAAATAGAAGAGGACATGAATTTTGTCCGCGGCATCCGCAATGGAACTTACCACCGCTACACCTTTGGAAAAGTCGTTTTCGAAGCCGAATTTAAAGACAACCGCTGCGTCAAGAATTGTGATTTTTAG
- a CDS encoding GGDEF domain-containing protein, which yields MNDIIQAVNICIDLFSLSILFLILVLLWVGHWRNDRLQYNFTGMIIAYHGVIITYAIIHFCDGELSAPVYTIVDLVSFVSSALCIYYFSQYVIAFLENKKCELHKIIHYMIYALCVLDFLLNVGVDFSTGDITRDWTSNETIVSWLATGVWGILMTGIIIYYRKQFGLRTFIFFIIYFILPFIAGSAAPFVEGIRVDIVSVVFVIVCLFVGVQVGENTSHKMFEKLSFNDAMTGLFNRNYLVMHPDDVKRKLPCSYVMFDLNHLKEINDNYGHSKGDEYIRNFAEILKKILPENAEAIRTGGDEFLVIIPKFNRAKCEAFLSRFIEESKQTQVQGITESAAYGFAVRTTGLQSEEEVIAAADRQMYLQKKASREGR from the coding sequence ATGAACGATATTATCCAGGCGGTAAACATCTGTATAGACTTGTTCAGCCTTTCCATATTGTTCCTCATTTTGGTTCTCCTCTGGGTCGGGCATTGGCGTAACGACAGGCTTCAGTACAACTTTACAGGCATGATAATCGCCTACCACGGCGTGATTATCACGTACGCCATCATCCACTTTTGCGACGGTGAACTTTCGGCCCCAGTTTATACCATTGTCGATTTAGTCAGCTTTGTTTCAAGCGCGCTGTGCATATACTATTTTTCTCAATACGTCATTGCATTCCTCGAAAACAAGAAATGCGAACTGCACAAAATCATACACTACATGATTTATGCGCTTTGCGTCCTTGACTTTTTACTGAACGTCGGCGTAGACTTCTCTACAGGCGACATTACCCGCGACTGGACTTCAAACGAGACAATCGTTTCTTGGCTTGCCACAGGCGTTTGGGGCATTCTCATGACGGGAATCATCATTTATTACCGCAAGCAGTTTGGACTACGGACTTTTATCTTCTTTATCATCTACTTTATTCTGCCCTTTATTGCAGGCTCGGCAGCTCCGTTTGTCGAAGGGATCCGCGTGGATATCGTCAGCGTGGTCTTCGTAATTGTCTGCCTTTTTGTCGGTGTTCAGGTCGGCGAAAACACATCGCATAAAATGTTCGAAAAGCTGAGTTTCAACGACGCCATGACGGGACTTTTCAACAGAAACTACCTTGTGATGCACCCCGACGATGTGAAGCGCAAGCTCCCATGCAGTTACGTGATGTTTGACCTAAACCACCTCAAGGAAATTAACGACAACTACGGACACAGCAAGGGTGATGAATACATACGAAACTTTGCCGAGATTCTAAAGAAGATTCTCCCCGAAAACGCCGAAGCCATCCGCACCGGAGGGGATGAATTTTTGGTGATTATTCCCAAATTCAACCGCGCAAAATGTGAAGCGTTTTTAAGCCGTTTCATTGAGGAATCCAAACAAACTCAAGTTCAGGGAATTACGGAAAGCGCCGCCTACGGCTTTGCGGTCCGCACGACAGGCTTGCAATCCGAAGAAGAGGTCATCGCAGCCGCCGACAGGCAGATGTACCTGCAAAAGAAGGCGTCACGGGAAGGAAGATAG
- a CDS encoding ABC transporter ATP-binding protein: protein MNTENFDKTVPAIEVNGLTVKFPIRGGVFSKVKDYFTAVDNVSFTLPQGKILSIVGESGCGKSTLVKSLVGLVPVSNGKVNLFGLPVNGGKAGTGKDAVRISDLVQMIFQDPFSSLNPRQTVTEILTAPVIARGVSFDEACKRARELLERVSLPAGAMDKFPHEFSGGQRQRLCIARSLMVRPKVLLCDEVTSALDVSVQAQILHLLDDLRNELGLSILFISHDMQVVRALSDEVLVMYFGHAVEHGPADIVLTNPQNDYTKKLLASVPTIRRD, encoded by the coding sequence ATGAATACCGAAAATTTTGATAAAACGGTGCCGGCCATCGAGGTTAACGGGCTGACGGTCAAGTTCCCGATTCGCGGGGGCGTTTTTAGCAAGGTCAAGGATTATTTCACCGCTGTAGATAATGTTTCGTTCACGCTCCCGCAGGGCAAGATTCTTTCGATTGTGGGGGAGTCTGGCTGCGGAAAGTCGACTCTTGTGAAGTCTTTGGTCGGGCTAGTACCGGTTTCTAACGGTAAGGTTAATTTGTTTGGACTTCCGGTGAATGGCGGCAAGGCCGGCACCGGGAAAGATGCTGTGCGCATATCGGACCTCGTGCAGATGATTTTTCAGGATCCGTTCAGCAGCTTAAACCCGCGCCAGACGGTGACGGAAATCTTGACGGCACCTGTGATTGCCCGAGGTGTTTCGTTTGATGAAGCTTGCAAACGAGCTCGAGAACTTTTGGAACGCGTTTCGCTTCCGGCAGGGGCGATGGACAAGTTCCCCCATGAATTTTCGGGCGGTCAGCGCCAGCGCTTGTGCATTGCGCGCAGCTTGATGGTGCGCCCGAAGGTGTTGCTCTGTGACGAAGTGACGAGCGCTTTGGACGTGTCCGTGCAGGCGCAGATTTTGCATTTGCTCGATGATTTGCGCAATGAACTTGGACTTAGCATTCTCTTTATCAGTCACGATATGCAGGTGGTCCGTGCTTTGAGCGACGAAGTCCTGGTCATGTACTTTGGGCATGCCGTAGAGCATGGCCCCGCCGATATTGTCCTCACGAATCCGCAAAACGATTACACGAAAAAATTGCTCGCAAGCGTCCCGACTATCCGTCGAGATTAA
- a CDS encoding MlaD family protein translates to METTRSERIKLGAFMLFCGVLICVFLGYVLKRYLSEQFDNYYTIFDTDVNGLFVDAKVKLNGIAVGSVTNITINEQNLNQVVVEFKVQRGTPIKIGTRAGMTAGMNLTGEKQVILSGGAFSEPNVPEGGLVPAAASMFDQITGQMGDIFGKVNPIVDGLVRVLNPENAESISRTLQNLEKTTANLSYVTANLGKPLSNMSKSAASLQKILAEIEEAKLAAKTEQNLTVLKEKLEAIDTKGLNENLMQTAESMNKLAQRVDAIVYKNEDQVGNAMDELNTILENLEEFSQKIKNNPSVLIRSEGKNGR, encoded by the coding sequence ATGGAAACCACCCGATCCGAAAGAATAAAACTTGGCGCATTTATGCTCTTTTGCGGAGTGCTTATTTGCGTGTTCCTGGGTTACGTGCTCAAGCGTTACCTGAGCGAGCAATTCGACAACTACTACACCATTTTCGACACAGACGTGAACGGGCTTTTTGTCGATGCCAAGGTGAAGTTGAACGGTATTGCCGTCGGTAGCGTGACTAACATTACCATCAACGAACAGAACTTGAACCAGGTCGTCGTTGAATTCAAGGTGCAACGCGGCACCCCGATCAAGATTGGTACACGCGCAGGCATGACCGCAGGCATGAACCTCACCGGCGAAAAGCAGGTGATTCTCTCCGGCGGAGCCTTCAGCGAACCGAATGTTCCCGAAGGTGGCCTCGTCCCGGCAGCAGCTTCGATGTTCGACCAGATTACAGGCCAGATGGGCGACATCTTTGGCAAAGTCAATCCGATTGTAGACGGGCTAGTCCGTGTACTGAATCCAGAAAACGCCGAAAGCATTTCGCGCACTCTCCAAAATCTCGAAAAGACGACCGCAAACTTGAGCTACGTAACAGCAAACCTCGGAAAGCCGCTCAGCAACATGAGCAAGTCCGCCGCTTCGTTGCAGAAGATCCTTGCAGAAATCGAAGAAGCGAAACTCGCCGCAAAGACCGAACAGAATCTCACCGTGCTCAAGGAAAAGCTCGAAGCAATAGACACCAAGGGCTTGAACGAGAACCTGATGCAGACAGCCGAATCGATGAACAAGCTCGCCCAGCGCGTGGACGCCATCGTTTACAAGAACGAAGACCAGGTCGGAAACGCCATGGATGAACTCAACACGATTCTCGAAAACCTCGAAGAATTTTCACAGAAAATCAAGAACAACCCGTCTGTACTTATCCGTTCCGAAGGCAAGAACGGTCGCTAA
- a CDS encoding ABC-type transport auxiliary lipoprotein family protein has translation MFKANRLLAVAALLSVFTLTGCLGGSTEPSRYYTVSAESISVAGATSDARVHVKKFTIDPAYQRTNIVYRESPYDFMFYDLDLWATRPEQMLTQVAGEYLVKSNMFKSVDLKPMGKPDFELLGNVDAIEEIDEGNSQEAHLALQLTFRKVGEDAPLWEKRYDERQSMNKRDAHSAAEALSKLYAKYMQDALENIARVK, from the coding sequence ATGTTTAAAGCAAATCGTTTGTTAGCAGTCGCTGCACTCCTTTCCGTTTTCACGCTCACGGGTTGCCTCGGCGGTTCGACCGAACCTTCCCGCTATTACACAGTTTCGGCAGAATCTATCTCGGTCGCAGGCGCGACTAGCGATGCCCGCGTACACGTCAAGAAATTTACGATTGACCCCGCCTACCAGCGCACAAACATTGTCTATCGCGAATCCCCGTACGACTTCATGTTCTACGATCTGGACCTTTGGGCTACGCGCCCGGAACAGATGCTCACGCAGGTCGCAGGTGAATACCTGGTCAAGAGCAACATGTTCAAGTCCGTGGACTTGAAGCCGATGGGCAAGCCGGACTTTGAACTCTTGGGCAATGTTGATGCAATTGAAGAAATTGACGAAGGCAACTCTCAAGAAGCCCACCTCGCCTTGCAGCTCACGTTCCGCAAGGTCGGTGAAGATGCGCCGCTGTGGGAAAAGCGCTACGACGAACGCCAGAGCATGAACAAGCGCGACGCACATTCTGCTGCCGAAGCGCTCTCGAAGCTCTACGCCAAGTACATGCAAGACGCACTCGAGAATATCGCAAGAGTGAAGTAA